In a single window of the Raphanus sativus cultivar WK10039 chromosome 9, ASM80110v3, whole genome shotgun sequence genome:
- the LOC108826230 gene encoding DUF21 domain-containing protein At5g52790: MAANDVPCCEPMFWFYLTACFALVAFAGLMSGLTLGLMSLSLVELEVIVKAGEPNDRKNAEKILPLVKNQHLLLCTLLIGNALAMEALPVFVDSLLPAWGSVLISVTLILAFGEIIPQAVCSRYGLSIGAKLSILVRFIVIVFFPLAYPISKLLDLLLGRRHSTLFRRAELKSFVFMHGNEAGKGGELTHEETTIISGALDMSHKSAKDAMTPVSKIFSLDINSRLDEKTMGLIAREGHSRIPIYSVDPTIIIGYILVKNLIKVRPEDETPIRDLPIRRMPRVHLNLPLYDILNIFQTGRSHMAAVVGTKNCTNTNTHVLDKSNNGTDNKDGNVVLTIPVMNSSEVNHQSPIRYIDSIADEEVIGIITLEDVMEELIQEEIFDETDRYVEVHKRITINMPISGNSKPQSPETATWHSELASPISPYRSSPLSPNIMISTLLRSPINSPYRQSPFLRPTLYASPPSQPPSVLSPDRNDRGYYLSPSRVGKTYVKLPRSNDS; encoded by the exons ATGGCAGCAAATGATGTCCCTTGCTGTGAACCTATGTTCTGGTTTTACCTTACTGCATGTTTTGCTCTAGTTGCTTTCGCAGGTTTAATGTCAGGACTGACCCTTGGTCTCATGTCCCTTAGTCTCGTCGAACTTGAGGTCATAGTCAAGGCTGGTGAACCCAACGACCGCAAAAACGCTG AAAAGATCCTCCCACTCGTTAAGAACCAGCATCTTCTGCTCTGTACACTCCTCATAGGCAATGCTTTGGCGATGGAG GCTCTACCAGTCTTTGTCGATTCCCTGCTTCCAGCTTGGGGCTCTGTTCTGATATCTGTGACTCTCATACTTGCATTTGGCGAG ATTATACctcaagctgtatgctctcGATACGGGCTGAGCATCGGAGCAAAGCTATCGATTTTGGTTAGATTTATTGTCATAGTCTTCTTTCCGTTAGCTTATCCAATCAGCAAG ctACTCGATTTATTGCTTGGAAGAAGACATTCTACACTTTTCAGACGAGCAGAGCTCAAGTCATTTGTGTTTATGCATGGAAATGAG GCAGGAAAAGGCGGGGAACTAACTCACGAAGAAACAACAATCATATCAGGAGCTCTCGACATGTCTCACAAGAGTGCCAAAGACGCAATGACACCAGTCTCCAAGATATTCTCACTTGATATAAACTCTAGGCTCGACGA AAAGACAATGGGACTAATAGCGAGGGAAGGCCATAGCCGAATCCCTATATACTCGGTGGATCCTACTATTATCATCGGATATATTCTG GTCAAGAACTTGATCAAAGTCCGTCCTGAAGATGAGACACCGATCAGAGATCTCCCCATCAGAAGAATGCCTAG GGTTCATTTGAATCTACCTCTCTACGACATCCTTAACATCTTCCAAACAGGTCGAAGCCACATGGCTGCTGTCGTTGGGACCAAGAACTGTACCAATACCAACACTCATGTCCTTGACAAGAGCAACAATG GAACGGATAATAAAGATGGGAACGTTGTTCTGACCATTCCTGTGATGAACTCAAGTGAAGTTAATCATCAGAGTCCAATCCGATACATTGATAGCATTGCTGATGAAGAAGTCATCGGCATAATAACTCTAGAAGATGTCATGGAGGAACTCATACAG GAAGAAATATTTGATGAGACAGACCGGTATGTCGAAGTTCATAAGAG GATAACAATAAACATGCCAATATCTGGGAACTCGAAGCCACAATCGCCGGAAACTGCCACGTGGCATTCGGAGCTAGCATCTCCAATCTCGCCGTATCGCTCAAGTCCACTGTCGCCTAACATCATGATCTCTACGCTGCTCCGGTCACCGATAAATTCACCTTACCGTCAGTCTCCGTTTCTCAGGCCTACACTCTATGCTTCTCCACCGTCACAGCCTCCTTCGGTGCTCTCTCCAGACAGAAATGATCGTGGCTACTATTTGTCTCCTAGTAGG GTGGGGAAAACGTACGTGAAGCTACCAAGATCAAATGATTCGTAA
- the LOC108825991 gene encoding notchless protein homolog isoform X1, whose product MYIPQTAGPLQLPQLVNKFLNNEEMLPYSFYVSDEELLVPVGTYLEKNKMSVEKVLSTVYQQQAVFRIRPVNRCSQTIAGHAEAVLCVSFSPVGKQLARAQVILLSGFCDLNTETPLFTCKGHKNWVLSIAWSPDGKHLVSGSKSGELCCWNPKKGELDGNPLT is encoded by the exons ATGTATATTCCTCAGACTGCTGGTCCTCTGCAGCTTCCTCAGCTCGTTAACAAGTTCCTCAACAAC GAGGAGATGCTGCCTTACAGTTTCTATGTATCAGACGAAGAGCTTCTTGTACCTGTTGGAACTTACTTggagaaaaacaaaa tGTCTGTGGAGAAGGTTTTGTCTACAGTCTATCAACAACAAGCTGTGTTCCGTATTCGTCCGGTTAACCGTTGCTCACAAACTATTGCTg GTCACGCGGAAGCTGTTCTTTGTGTTTCGTTTAGTCCTGTCGGTAAGCAGTTAGCAAGGGCTCAGGTGATACTACTGTCCGGCTTTTGCGATCTCAACACTGAAACTCCCTTGTTTACTTGCAAAG GACACAAGAATTGGGTTCTCTCAATTGCTTGGTCTCCGGATGGTAAGCATCTCGTGAGTGGTAGTAAATCAGGTGAACTCTGTTGTTGGAATCCTAAGAAAGGAGAACTAGACGGCAATCCTCTCACATGA
- the LOC108824235 gene encoding probable copper-transporting ATPase HMA5 has translation MAITSMGEETYSTRHPLLQKNKFGGGCRSSSEEEATSRAVFRVVGMTCAACAGPVEEAIKQLQGIHEAIIDVLNNQAQVLFNPSFINVEKIRETIEGAGLEASLIENEANETSIQVCRIRINGMTCTSCSSTIERVLRETNGVERAHVSLALEEAEVHYDRRLVGHEKLLDEVESAGFEALLISTGEDLSKIDLKIVGECVDESIKTLLEALPGVQSVEFHQGTDKIISVLYKHDVTGPRNFVRVFGQTKLKATIFSVGEEGRESQRQGEINQYYKSFIWSLVCTVPVFLTAMVFMYIPWINHLLMFKVINMLNTGEIIRCAFATPVQFFIGWKFYYGSYKALRRGSANMDVLIALGTNAAYFYSLYSVLRAATSHDFKGEDFFETSSMLITFILLGKYLEVMAKGKTSDAISKLMNLTPDTAILLSLDSEGKVTGEEEIDGRLIQKNDVIKVLPGVKVASDGYVIWGKSHVDESMMTGEAKLVAKRKGDAVIGGTLNANGVLHVKVTRVGSESALAQIVRLVESAQLAKAPVQKLADKISRFFVPVVISISLSTWLAWFFAGKLHWYSESWIPASMDSFELALQFGISVMVVACPCALGLATPTAVMVGTGVGASQGVLIKGGQALERAHMVNCIVFDKTGTLTMGKPVVVKTKLLKNMTLGEFYELVAATEVNSEHPLAKAIVNHAKKFRDDEENPAWPQVHDFLSITGNGVKATVKGREIMVGNKNLMSEHGVNIPKDAEEMLAEAEKMAQTGILVSVNRELTGVLAVSDPLKPSARAVISILKSMNIVSIMVTGDNWGTANSIAREVGIDFVMAEAKPKQKAEKVKELQEGGHVVAMVGDGINDAPALVAADVGMAIGAGTDIAIEAADIVLMKSNLEDVITAIDLSRKTFSRIRLNYVWALGYNLIGIPIAAGVLFPWTHLRLPPWFAGAAMAASSVSVVCSSLLLKNYKRPKMLDNLEISEVLVERV, from the exons ATGGCGATCACATCCATGGGGGAAGAAACGTACAGTACACGTCATCCTTTGCTGCAAAAAAACAAGTTCGGCGGCGGATGCAGATCATCGTCAGAAGAGGAGGCCACTTCCAGGGCAGTGTTCCGCGTCGTCGGGATGACTTGTGCTGCTTGCGCTGGACCTGTCGAGGAGGCTATTAAGCAGCTTCAGGGGATTCATGAAGCCATCATTGACGTGCTGAACAATCAAGCTCAGGTCCTTTTCAACCCTAGCTTTATCAACGTGGAGAAAATTCGTGAGACTATTGAAGGTGCTGGACTCGAGGCATCACTGATAGAAAACGAGGCTAATGAGACGTCCATACAAGTATGCCGTATAAGAATAAACGGTATGACTTGTACCTCATGTTCTTCAACCATAGAACGAGTTCTGCGAGAAACTAACGGTGTAGAAAGAGCCCATGTTTCCTTAGCACTTGAAGAAGCCGAAGTTCATTATGATCGGAGACTAGTTGGCCATGAAAAGCTACTTGACGAGGTAGAGAGCGCTGGGTTTGAAGCACTACTCATAAGCACAGGCGAGGACTTGAGCAAGATTGATTTAAAGATTGTTGGTGAGTGTGTTGATGAATCCATCAAAACATTACTTGAAGCTCTTCCTGGGGTTCAAAGTGTTGAGTTCCATCAGGGAACAGACAAGATCATTTCCGTGTTGTACAAGCATGATGTTACAGGGCCAAGGAACTTCGTTAGGGTCTTTGGTCAGACCAAACTCAAAGCGACAATATTCTCTGTGGGAGAGGAAGGAAGAGAGTCTCAGAGGCAAGGGGAGATTAATCAGTACTATAAGTCGTTTATTTGGAGTCTGGTTTGCACGGTGCCAGTGTTCTTGACAGCCATGGTGTTTATGTACATCCCTTGGATTAATCATTTGCTGATGTTCAAGGTCATCAATATGCTCAACACCGGAGAGATCATAAGGTGTGCTTTCGCTACTCCTGTCCAGTTTTTCATAGGTTGGAAGTTTTATTATGGCTCTTACAAAGCCTTACGCCGTGGATCGGCTAACATGGATGTCTTGATTGCTCTGGGAACAAACGCTGCCTACTTCTACTCATTGTATTCAGTCTTGAGAGCTGCAACCTCTCATGATTTCAAGGGGGAAGATTTCTTTGAAACTAGTTCCATGCTCATCACTTTCATCTTGCTAGGCAAGTATCTGGAGGTTATGGCTAAAGGGAAAACTTCTGATGCAATCTCAAAGCTTATGAACTTAACACCGGATACGGCGATATTGTTGAGTTTGGACAGTGAAGGAAAGGTGACTGGCGAAGAAGAGATTGATGGTCGGTTGATACAGAAGAACGATGTTATCAAGGTCCTTCCTGGTGTCAAAGTAGCTTCAGATGGTTATGTCATATGGGGGAAAAGTCATGTGGATGAGAGCATGATGACTGGAGAGGCAAAGCTAGTGGCGAAGAGAAAGGGTGATGCAGTTATAGGAGGCACTTTGAACGCAAACGGAGTGTTGCACGTTAAGGTTACAAGGGTTGGTTCAGAGAGTGCACTTGCGCAGATTGTTCGGCTTGTTGAGTCTGCTCAGCTAGCCAAGGCTCCAGTACAGAAGTTGGCTGATAAGATCTCCAGATTCTTTGTTCCTGTGGTGATCTCCATCTCACTCTCAACTTGGCTTGCGTGGTTCTTTGCTGGTAAGCTCCACTGGTACTCTGAATCTTGGATACCTGCTTCTATGGATAGCTTTGAACTAGCTCTTCAGTTTGGGATATCAGTCATGGTCGTAGCCTGCCCATGTGCTCTTGGGCTGGCTACTCCAACTGCTGTTATGGTTGGTACTGGGGTTGGTGCATCCCAAGGTGTGTTAATAAAGGGTGGTCAAGCCCTTGAAAGGGCACACATG GTGAACTGCATTGTCTTTGACAAGACAGGAACTCTCACAATGGGGAAACCCGTGGTTGTTAAAACCAAATTGCTAAAAAACATGACACTAGGAGAGTTCTATGAACTTGTTGCCGCAACTGAG GTAAACAGTGAGCATCCTCTAGCAAAGGCCATCGTCAACCATGCCAAGAAATTCAGAGATGATGAAGAGAACCCTGCATGGCCGCAAGTCCATGATTTCTTGTCTATCACTGGAAACGGAGTAAAAGCGACCGTTAAGGGAAGAGAGATTATGGTTGGAAACAAGAACCTTATGTCTGAACACGGAGTTAATATTCCAAAGGATGCTGAAGAGATGCTAGCAGAAGCTGAAAAGATGGCTCAGACAGGGATTCTTGTCTCTGTCAACAGAGAACTAACAGGAGTCTTGGCTGTCTCGGATCCTCTAAAACCAAGTGCTCGAGCAGTCATATCCATTTTAAAATCCATGAATATCGTAAGCATCATGGTGACTGGTGACAACTGGGGAACTGCAAACTCCATTGCTCGTGAAGTTGGTATTGACTTTGTTATGGCAGAAGCCAAACCCAAACAGAAAGCAGAGAAAGTGAAGGAGCTACAG GAAGGGGGTCATGTTGTGGCGATGGTGGGTGATGGAATCAATGATGCCCCAGCCCTTGTGGCAGCTGACGTTGGGATGGCTATCGGTGCAGGGACCGATATAGCCATAGAAGCTGCTGACATAGTTCTGATGAAGAGCAATCTAGAAGACGTGATCACAGCCATTGATCTTTCAAGGAAAACCTTTTCAAGAATCCGTCTCAACTATGTATGGGCTCTCGGGTATAACCTCATTGGGATACCCATTGCTGCTGGAGTGCTTTTCCCATGGACTCATCTCAGGTTGCCTCCTTGGTTTGCTGGTGCTGCAATGGCGGCTTCTTCTGTTAGTGTTGTATGTTCCTCCCTCTTGTTGAAGAACTACAAGCGGCCTAAGATGCTCGATAATCTGGAGATCTCTGAGGTTCTGGTTGAGCGAGTTTAG
- the LOC108825991 gene encoding notchless protein homolog isoform X2: protein MYIPQTAGPLQLPQLVNKFLNNEEMLPYSFYVSDEELLVPVGTYLEKNKMSVEKVLSTVYQQQAVFRIRPVNRCSQTIAGHAEAVLCVSFSPVGKQLARAQVILLSGFCDLNTETPLFTCKGHKNWVLSIAWSPDGKHLVSGSKSGSQEMDHWYLVGTSPP from the exons ATGTATATTCCTCAGACTGCTGGTCCTCTGCAGCTTCCTCAGCTCGTTAACAAGTTCCTCAACAAC GAGGAGATGCTGCCTTACAGTTTCTATGTATCAGACGAAGAGCTTCTTGTACCTGTTGGAACTTACTTggagaaaaacaaaa tGTCTGTGGAGAAGGTTTTGTCTACAGTCTATCAACAACAAGCTGTGTTCCGTATTCGTCCGGTTAACCGTTGCTCACAAACTATTGCTg GTCACGCGGAAGCTGTTCTTTGTGTTTCGTTTAGTCCTGTCGGTAAGCAGTTAGCAAGGGCTCAGGTGATACTACTGTCCGGCTTTTGCGATCTCAACACTGAAACTCCCTTGTTTACTTGCAAAG GACACAAGAATTGGGTTCTCTCAATTGCTTGGTCTCCGGATGGTAAGCATCTCGTGAGTGGTAGTAAATCAG ggTCACAAGAAATGGATCACTGGTATCTCGTGGGAACCAGTCCACCTTAG
- the LOC108825991 gene encoding notchless protein homolog isoform X3 yields MYIPQTAGPLQLPQLVNKFLNNEEMLPYSFYVSDEELLVPVGTYLEKNKMSVEKVLSTVYQQQAVFRIRPVNRCSQTIAGHAEAVLCVSFSPVGKQLARAQVILLSGFCDLNTETPLFTCKGHKNWVLSIAWSPDGSQEMDHWYLVGTSPP; encoded by the exons ATGTATATTCCTCAGACTGCTGGTCCTCTGCAGCTTCCTCAGCTCGTTAACAAGTTCCTCAACAAC GAGGAGATGCTGCCTTACAGTTTCTATGTATCAGACGAAGAGCTTCTTGTACCTGTTGGAACTTACTTggagaaaaacaaaa tGTCTGTGGAGAAGGTTTTGTCTACAGTCTATCAACAACAAGCTGTGTTCCGTATTCGTCCGGTTAACCGTTGCTCACAAACTATTGCTg GTCACGCGGAAGCTGTTCTTTGTGTTTCGTTTAGTCCTGTCGGTAAGCAGTTAGCAAGGGCTCAGGTGATACTACTGTCCGGCTTTTGCGATCTCAACACTGAAACTCCCTTGTTTACTTGCAAAG GACACAAGAATTGGGTTCTCTCAATTGCTTGGTCTCCGGATG ggTCACAAGAAATGGATCACTGGTATCTCGTGGGAACCAGTCCACCTTAG